The genomic stretch ATTAACCCACTTTGAGTGGGTTGGTATTACAAAAGGGCTCAACATGCATAATTAAATCAAACATTTAAACACTGTAGATAGTAAGACATAAAATTGTGCATtgaaaattttatctcaattGAGTTCTAAAGCAGGTTGAAAATGTTGTGAATCTTTATCAAGCTAAAGGAAACCTGGggcaatttctctttctgcccagAGATGATCTTACTCTAGGAGCCAAATACTAAGGATTACATCATCCTAGAGAACATGTATATGGTGAGGTAGGAGGTTCACAGATATGTGGAAAGATAGGGGTGCTTGAACTTGCAACCCGTGGAGAAAGAATATCAGATTTGATCATTTCTAAAATCTAGGAAAGGAGTAGCATTAGGTCTGGGATATATGCATGAATGGAATTTTTGCTCTACAGAGATGGAGACACATGTGTCCTATTACTTCGTGGATCTTTTTCACCAGTGAGGCACAAATTGAGGGATAGGAAATAGGGAGCCTAGGCTAGTTTTTCAAACCATAACATAGTTGAAAATGTTTATCTGATAGGCCCATCCTAGTGATAGCAGTGTCTGGTTTTGACTTTTTGACTTTTAAtgcttacagtttttaaaaatgtagtttataACTTAAGAAATCTAAACAATACAAAATGAATACAGTGAAGATCTCTTGTAGTTTACACTGTAGAATTAGCAACTGCTAATAGTTTGGTGAAAGATTTCCAGGTTGTTCCCATTCTGGGCTATTATAAGATGATGCCACAAAGGACATCCTATTGCATAAATCATTGTGCAACTTGTAAGTGCTTCCGTCTGGAAATAAACTTGCTGGGAGAGAGAATATGCAGCAAAAGTTGGCTATTATTATAGCCACCAATAATAGGTAAAAGTGCTTAACATATTCTTGATATCTTACACTGTGAGcagtcataaattaaaaataggaccTGGAGTAccaggttggctcagtcagtggagcatgtgactcttgatcccgggatcttgagtcccatgttgggtgtagagattacttacaaataaaatcttaaaaaaagaaaaaaatagtcagGACCTGAGTCTCCATCCTTTTCCAAGAGataattttaaatagataatgAAGAGAAATCTGAAGTATCATTAGTATTGAAcaataacatgtattttttttttcacaataaccTTAATTTACTGCTTTTCTCCCCTTATGACCCATCCCTTCCTTTTTTGTAGATGTCTAGCTTCACCAGAATGTTGGctttagaagattttattctGCTGGCCAGTGGAACGGAGTCAGTAGAAAATGACACTTTCAAAATGCTGAGTACCTTAAAGACCTTGGAACTCTGGAAAAATAAGTTAAGATGCGTCCCCAGTATTCTCCCAGCCAGTCTTGAAGTGTTAAAACTAAATGATAATTCAATAGATGTCCTGCATGGATCTGATTTTGAAGgactgaagaaattaaaaatccttGAACTTAAAAACAATctgatctcttctctctctcccagctcACTCTCCTCTCTTGTGAGTTTGCAAAGTTTGGTGTTAGATGGCAACAATATTGAATCCGTAGCTGGACCACTGGCACTCCCTCACCTGAGAAGTCTGAGCATGGAGAATAATAAACTGCATCTTATACCAGCTGGCTTCTTTACTTCCCTCCAGTCTCTGCAATTTCTCAGTTTCAGTGGTAACTTCCTGACTAAGATTCCCATCGATCTGCCCAAGTCTCTGCTCTctttaaaaatggagagaaaccAGCTCAAAGTGGTAAGGTTTCGAGATATGAAACACTTGGAGAATCTTTCCCACCTTTATCTGTCAGAAAACTCACTCTCCTCCATCAATGGGGTACAGATACTTGCCAATTTAACTACTCTCGAGTTGTCTCAAAACCAGGTTCCAGTGTTGCCCTTCAGACTACCAGCAAGGCTACAAAAACTAGATATTAGCAATAATCTGATTCAGAGAGTTACAGTCCAAGACTTTCAGGACCTCCGAGACTTGAAACACTTATTTCTGGACAATAACGTTGTTAGCTTGTTCGAAGCTGGAGCCTTGCAGATGTGTTCCCAGCTCTCCAACCTGGCCCTGGAGCAGAACCTGCTGTTGTCTATACCTTTAAGGTGAGTGGGGAGTTGTCATTTATGGtgattgctttaaatattttctgaagattGGGCCAATTAAGCACATTatacaaacaagaaaaatagagcaaatgTAAATGATCTGATTAAGGCGGTCCTAGGGTCCTAGGGCTAAGGGTAGAGGTTTTAGGCAGGGTTTTGGAATCTCCATCCCTCTAACTAAATCATGCACTAACTTAATTTATCTTGCCTAGCAGATAAGACACCAACTGGTGAGATCTGTATTTGAAAATATGCAATGCTGCTTTGGTGAAGTCTGCTCAGAAATGTAACATGGGGATATTTCTTGTAaaagtgttttggtttttaagtaTGTGGCCTGGGACCCACAACAGACAGACTACATACGTGCTTAGCCTCTAGCCTAGCTaggatatgaaaaagaaatgaaggggaaATGTGGtaaggtatttatatttttaaaagcattgaaaAAGTAGTTAGGAAAAAATTACAAGTGCATAGTCTAATcgaatttattttgaattatgtaTTTGGGAACCTTGTATGCTTTTCATGTTGTGATCTTTAAAGGATTTAAATCTATCTCTGCTTATTTCTCTATATGTCTGCCTGTGGGTATGTGAGTCCATTTGGGTTGGTCTTGCTTTGTGTTTTGgttgcctctctcatgaatacatgtgcatgcacacgcacacacgtggACACACACACCCTCATATGCTGACAATTTCTCTTTCCAAatatccctctctctgtgccagaCCTCCTGTCCTGTTCCCTCACCCAGTCATAGTCTATAGCTAATGTTCATATTGACATTAATCAATCCTTTTTTGTAAACCTTATTCCACGTTCTACATTTATGAAATAGAGAAATTAAAGCATGGCAGAAGAATAAAGCCCTGTTATTCTCTTAGAGAGTGTTGTTAATTTTACATGCCTATCAGtggattcattttcattttggtgctttttatagaaaaaaggCACCTTGCTCTGTTGATTATCATCAAATTGCTCATGATTAATATACCAATTTCTGGCTTCTGTAGAATCATATGGCACtggatttacttattttcattttgttatcaatgagaaagggaaaaattatcTTTGATATGTACAGATGTTCATTTTTTCTAGTTGAAGAAAAAAGATGTTTCATTATACAGTGTGGTAACCCCACCCAATGCAAAACATGAAAAAGTGATTTTAATAAtggaaatcagtattttaaaatatatgttgatCGTTATTTGAAATTAACCAATTTCTTCTAATGCATATGCATATAATTAATGTACATATAATGTGCATGTGCATATAATTAATGTACTTTACCAGGCACTTGGGATACCccatgcaataaaaaataaaacttcttgtTCTATGCAGTTTAAATTCCAGCAGGGAAGTAGTAATAATAAACATGATGTGTGTAAGTATATAACATTTAGATGGTGTTAGGTGTTATAattagcaacaacaaaaaagggcaGGATTACCAGGTTCAGGAGAGTGGGGGTGGCTGGTTGTAATTTGAAATAGGGTAAGCATGGAGAACTCTCATGTTAGTGTAAGCTTTGAGCAAAAACTGGAAGGAGGTAAGGGATTTTGCTGTGAAGCTGTTTCGGGGGGAAAGTGTTTTAGACAGAACAGCCAATACAAAGGCCGTAAGGCAAAAACATGCCTGCAGTGTTCCAAGACTCTAATACTTGCTATTTCAGTAATTTCTCTACTATGTTTCAAGCCTTCTTTTATATTACTATACACCCctactccaagaaaaaaaaaacatgtatagaataaaaattcataaaacaggTTGGGGAGTGACTGTTATCATCAAGGATTCTCAGGGAGCTGTGACAGAGGTGGTAAAATTGTGAATGTGGTGGACTTCTCTATTCAGGTGGCTTTTAGAAAGCATTTGGTTGAGTAATCCTGCTAAGTTTAATGAGTAAAACGTAGCTTAATTATTTACTCCTGCCAGAGCATTTGCGTGTCTTAATAAGTGACTACAGAAAGCACAATGCTTTTGCCCAATGGAGTGTATAATAGAATTGCAAGCCTGAGCCAGCCATAATTCTCAAATCTGACTCCACATTACAATTATCTGGAGACCTTTAAAAGAGCATACTTATGCCCAGACTTCACTTCAAACCAATTAAAGCAGACACTCCAGGATTTGTgcccaggcatcagtatttttaaaaagctccccagATGAATTTCATGTGCAGCCAGGGTCAAGAAGTAATGGGCCAGAACGATGGGATAAGGGACATGAGATGAGAGTGGGTTTTTCCTATGAGGCTTCAATTAAGCAGCACAAGTGTCTTTTTTGTCAAAGAACTTGGCCAGCTCTGAGAGCAATGTGTTCCTTgtagaaagtgatttttaaattccccatcagtccccctccccctccctggctTTTCTTTGAATTGGAAAGTAGGAATGGCCCACTTTCCAGGAGAgtttttctgtgattttcttcCCATAAGCATTAAAAcacaatactttaaaattttttttgactcttAACACTTTTATTTATGAGTTTAAAACAGTACACTTTTATTTGCATGAGTCTTATTCATACACAAAATTGtactttaaaattcagtttcataTTAATAAACTAGAAACACAGGCAACCTGTTGCTGCTGGCTAATGTAACCTAACTTGTTGCTAGTTCCTAGCTGTGTATCCTACCACAAATCACAAATCCCTTCTTTTGCCGACCATCTTCCATTCTACATTTCACCAAGGAAATAATAGTAGATGGCTTTAGGTATTCATATGTTCAAATATCTACTGCATTTTGCCTCAATATGCTAATTGAGATCTGTTATTCCCCATTACTTCTTACAACAATCCTGTGAATGTAGGCACATTTTCTTAACAATTATTTTATGGATTAGAACATTCAGATTAGGAGGTATCAAGACATTTCTCAAAATCACATCATCAGTAAGTGGAAGAGTCAGGATTAAACATGGTAGTCTAACTCCAGAGTCAGGGAATTTTAGCCACCACGCAATCACTTGCCCCTGAGATTTACTCTGCCATGAACAATGCGCCATACTACTTCAAAACTTAGAACCCCCAAGACCTTGGTTTCACTTATGctgtttcattcttatttttccaatCTCTAGCTCAGTGAACAAAgttacattgtttttttctttatccacaaTTTGGATAATTCAAATccaggatagtttttttttttttttaagattttatttatttatttattcatagagacagagagagagagaggcagagagagaagcaggctccatgcagagagcccgacatgggactccatccagggtctccaggatcacgccctgggctgcaggcggtgctaaaccactgcgccaccggggctgccccagaatagTTTTCTGCAACCCAACAGAGGCATAGCATTTATCTTACTTATACTCAGGTGCCATCTACTGGTAAAATGGAGTGTACCCCATTTTACTCTAAAAAGCAACAGACCCGAAGAACAAATGCATTTTTAGAAGCATGTTTGTCTTAAAATCAGGgatactttttaaatgtaaaacagacTTATAAAGACAAATTATATCAAAGCCACAAATCAGGACATTGGTGATTTCTCTTACAATGTCATTTTGATTATAATGCCCACAGAtatatgaaagggaaaaaaaaaggaaggacgaACGGTATAAATTTTGGCTCTGCAGCCTAGAACTGATcattatatttgtttaaaagaaaacttggcttttcattttcattagttaaCCTTTATTATGTGATTTCTGTGTACTGGGCACTTTCATCTAGAGTGGAAAATCAGAAGCTGTAAACTAAATAACTTAATGGAAATCATGTACCGGTATGTTGGTATGTGCACAAAATTGCATTATCTTGCGGACTGACTTCATATTGAATTTAACTATCAGTCTTAAAATGTATGAAGTGATTTTTCCCTCAGAAATTAATCTACTTTTTAAGGTCAATTTTGTTCCACCAAAGGAGATGTCACTTTAAATGAACAAGACTTTAAAATACTCAAAGCACAAATACTTATAAATGTATGTGCACTTGTAGAGGTTAGTATACAAAGTATACAATCATCATATGACTGGGATCACAACAATAAATTTCACTGAATACTAAAAGTCATGAATGTACATTCAGTGCATTCACACGCTATGAAAATAGGATCTGGATGGTATTACaagggcttccttttttttttttctataaaaatttccCACTTCTTATGCTTCACAAACAGAATAGCACTTAATATGGAGCAGTTGAGTAACAGAAAAAATTTCAGTTTCAcaattgtgattctttttttactttttatcaatAGGCCTTAATATGACATTTTTCAAATTGGTATCCACAGTTTAAAAAAGgtttttcctgattataaagCAATACTCATTCAAGGTTGAAAACTCTGTgtgctgaaaaatgaaaaatcattcaTAATTGCTCAACCAGAGCCTACGTCTagacataatttgtttttatgtatttgcgatcattccattttgttttctattttttctatttaatattacagagcatttttctttcccttttccactTTTTCCAAGTGTTACAATGGACCCACGGGATCTTAATTTATTCAGTGTGTTGTAATCATTTAAAGTTGCTTGtcttttttgattttcaaattgttCCAAATTTGCCTAGTGGGAACCCCTCCAAGCTGGTCCCTGTGTTCACCAGACAGGATTCcattagttctctttttaaaaaattgtggtaaaagaCACATAAAATTTACTTAACCATTTTTAGCTGTACAATGTAGTATTGTTAAGTATCTTCATATTGTTGTGCAATTGGTTTCTCCgaaactttttcattttgcaaaactgaaactccacgctcattaaacaactccccatttccccctcccccagtctcTGACAACCACTATTatactttctgtttctaagaaTTTGACTGCTCTAGATAtatcatataagtggaattatagcAGTTgtcttttttgtgattttaacttagcataatgtcttcaaggtttatccatgtctgagccagaatttccttcctttttaaggctaattatttcattgtatgtacatattgtattttgcttatccatttatccatcaacgTACATTCAGATTGCTTtcacattttagctattgtaaattCAATATAGGTGAACaatgtatataataatttataaatgtgtatgtatataatgtatagtGTATAACgttatttaatatgtaaataccTCTTTGAGACCAATCATGCTTTCAGTTCTtcggtatatatatatatatacccagaagtggaattgctggattatgtggtgattctatttttaagttttgggggaagaatcctcattctgtttttcatagCGACTGTACCGTTTtacatcccccccgccccccaacagcacacaagggttccaatttctccacctcTTCATCAACACTTACTATTTTCTGGATTTTCGCTAGCAGCCATCCTGACAGATGTTTCATTAATCTTTGAACATGCTATTGCATTCTGGCTCAGACGTGCTAGCTTACCTTGCCTCAGACatagaatcagtcatttctctgaGAAGCCTTGCTTCTTTTAAGGGGAAATTGGAATTCTGAAATTAAGAGCTGAGTGCTCAGTGTGTTTATGCTATTGGAGTAGCATTGCCATTAGGATGTAATATTCTTCTAGATCCTTCTAGTATGTggaactagaaaaaatattttttaaagttatgaatTCACATTAACATATCCAATTCATATTGAACATTAGagggtttttcttattttattttattttttttttaaagattttttttatttatttattcatgatagtcacagagagagagagagaggcagagacacaggcagagggagaagcaggctccatgcaccgggggcccgatgtgggattcgatcccgggtctccaggatcgcgccctgggccaaaggcaggcgccaaaccgctgcgccacccagggatcccgtttttcttattttatatttgtatcttttcttttacaatgaattgttggtttgtttttattttattttatatttttaagattttatttatttattcatgagagacacagagagagaggcagaggcacaggcctagggagaagcaggcctgacACAGGGAGTCCGACacaggactcgaccctgggtctccaggatcacgccccgggccaaaggcagacgctcaactgctgagccacccaggcatccctgttggtttgtttttaatgatatgGATatagttatttgtttgtttttatcttagaGTATTCATTAAAAAGGCTTCAAAATTTCATTACTAACAGCAGTATGAATAATAAATGTGCTGAGATAAATTTCCTTGCAGATCCTTTTGTCCTTAGTGTCTAAGGCTTAGATATATCCACTAAGGATATATAGTCagagtacttttttttcctttatgtgatTATGTACTAACATTAacatttgattaattaattagatATGTTTGTTTCTGTATATGTTCAATTTCAGGGCTCGATTTTGTTTTACCTTATTTGTTTTGTGAACGTGTAAAACATTAACATGATTCAAAAGTTAAAACCATATGCAAACATTTCCAAAAGTAACCATTTTTATTCACTTCTGGGTTATCTTATCTTTCCCCAATATAAGCAAATATATGGACATGTATTCTTATTTCCTTCTTACACAAAAACTGACATACTATACATTCTGTTCtacttcttgcttttttttccctttagcaaTACTTTCTGGAAATCCTTTTATGATAATTCTTAGGGATGAACCCCTTTCTTTTTGTTAAGGTGGCATAGTAGTTTTTTACTGTTGTAGCGTGTTGTTTCCAATCtcttttattagaaataataccATAATAAGTGCACATGTGCTGTTCTATCTCTGTCAAGTCTTATCTTCAGAGTATATTCTTAGAAGTGAGATTGCCCGGTGGATGGGTAAATGCACAAGTTATCTCATTAGGCTTTGCTAAATCCTCCTCCAAAGGGGCTATGCCATTTTAGTGTCCTACCAAGCTATGTATGAGAACGTCTGTTTCTTTACAGCTTTAACCACAGAATGCTAAGGATTAAGATTTTTTCCAATCTTGTAGGTGAGAAATGACATCtctgtgtggttttatttttcatttccctatTCTGAATATGGTTGAAGATGTAAGGGCTTTGCTTTTTTGTGTATGTGGACTTCcattcatgccttttgcccatttttcagcctcattttaaaactttttcttctcatcttttaGGAGTCCTTTACATATTAGGGAAATTAGCTCTATGTCTGGATTATAAAGTGCAGATATTTTCCCCAGTTTATCCTTTATCTTTTGACTTTGCGTGTCTTTTACCATATAccctttcttttatctttttttttggtaccctttcttttaaaaattatttctaatgtaGTTGATTCATTGATCTTTTATAGCTTCTGGATTTTCATGCCATAGTTAGGAAAGCTTTCTCATagaattagtatttaaaaaattgtttaaatacatgattttattGTCACCTAAATAGTCTATTATCTCTTAATTTCCATATTAGTGGACATTAGTCTCTATCCTTTTTTTTGCTGGCATAAATATAACTCAATATGTGACAAACATATTTGttaataattttctaattcttctacTATTTCCTAGGTTGAAAGGCATGTCTGATATTTGGCAAATTTGGTACATGTTACCAAATTATTTCCAAAGTGGTACCAAGTTACACTCCCACCAATAGAGGTTAAGTTCTTATCTCACAACACCTTCAGCAGCAATAAATTTCAAAGTTCAACCAAAACCATGCTCTAATTTCATACATAAAACATtgcatcattttttcttttttttttttattttttttttatttatgatagtcacagagagagagagagagagaggcagagacacaggcagagggagaagcaggctccatgcactgggagcctgatgtgggattcgatcccgggtctccaggatcgcgccctgggccaaaggcaggcgccaaaccgctgcgccacccagggatcccgcatcaTTTTTTCATTGCCCTTTATATTCATGAAGAACCacactttttcacatttttatttgatgCTTTGACTTCTATAAATTGTGGATTCGTGGCCTTTGCCAAGTAAAAGGTTCGCAACTTTTTTCTCATCGATTTGTTTATGATCCTATTtaacaagaaaagaaatggaagagtttTATTGGCTAGGAACCAGGAAACTCAAGGGTTAGATAATAAGACCTCTGCCAAAGGTTAAAGACCTATATACATAGGACTGAATTTTTCAAAACGGAGCTTGTTTTCTAGCTTCCGCCAGGACACAATGGTCCAGAAAAGGCTGGTGCTGCTCAATGTGAGTTGCTTTAGTAGATATGGAATGTGGTCATGGCTTCCTCTCCCATCCTGTTTCCATGCTTTTGCAGGCTTCCAGGAACCTTAGCCCGGCTGGACCTAAAAGGCAATGCCATCCAGGATATTGCTGAGAGGGAGCTCAAGGATCTAAAGCAGCTTCAGGTTCTAAACCTTAGGAACAACAAGATTTCTGCCCTAGATCTCAAGGTTTTGGAGGGTTTGCCTCGCCTCAGACATCTGTATCTGGATGGAAATCCATGGAATTGCACCTGCAGTCTCATAAGAGCGAGGGAGATCCTGAAGGCCAAGGGCACGGATGTGAGGGGAGGACAATGTGCTGCACCAGCTGAACGGCAAGGGGAGAGCTGGATGTCCTCCAAGAAGATCATGAGGCAATGTGAGCATCATTTACATCTGACCGAGAAAAACAAAGAGtccaaaaagaaatcaaaaccagaagAACACTCCAGCCTCAGAATCAACATGGATGATGATTATTATGATTATGAAATAGATTAAGTATGAGCTTGTTTACAGTTTagataaagtttttcttttaaataggcTTCATTTAGAGCTCTTTtagattcatagcaaaattgagagcAAGGTAAAGAGATTTCCCCATATACCTCCTACTTCTGCACATGCATGGCCTCCCACATTGGAAAACCCCCCTTCAGAGTGGGAGATTTATTACAATTGATGCACCTGCACTGACACATCATCGTcacctaaagtccatagtttacactagggttcactcttggtgtacTTTTGGTGAAGTACATTCTGGGGATTTGGACAAATATATGGTGACATGTATCTATCATTGTAGTATCACACAGAATAGTTGCACTGTTTTGAAAATACTCCACAAAAGTTTTTTAGCGTTCAATCTCttaagcaaaaatatacaataaatttaGATATGTAAGACtctttttttgtaagtttttcttgtttctatttttttttaaagagtgaaatgAAAGTTgaggtggggaggaaaggagaaagagataaTGGTAAAAAGATGTAAGATGCCTTCCACTTAAAAAGTAATTTGTATTTGATACTGAAATCTACACAAATAATGCCAAATAAAATTGCCATCTGGTTAGCTTCCTGAAAATAGAGTTGTTCATTTTATCATGTAAGGTGATGACTTTTGTGTATGAAGCTGGTGCCTACAGGCCTACACTACAGGCTTTGGACTCCCACTTAAGCAAGAAAGAAAGTATTGGAAAGAATGGGACTTGCTCACAGAATCAAAGGAAAAGCTGCAGAATCTGGAAGGAACAGGGTCGGAACTGCTCCAGGGTCCCAGAAAGAACACTGTGTTGGAGAGGCCCTTAGCTTTTTCAACCTTCTCGGTGCAGAATGAAGAGCCTCCACTATTATGTGTTAGCTTCCCTCTTCTCAACATTCATATCATCAGAAGGAGAGACCAGTTGGCCTAACTTGGGTCATATATTCACCCTTGGCTAAGGGACAATAGTATTGTCTGACAGTCTCACCAAGACCAAGGGGAAAccagaaaaggaaatgtaaattggcaTCTTATATACTATGATGTCCCTGCAATGACCTTCTTGAAGAGTTGTATTGTGAGTTACATTTAATGTTCCCCGAGCCCACCGAAATCCCCAAACTCCCTTCCTTTTGATGAAATGCGTACCTTTGAGAGTTGCCTTTCTGGGGATAGAGATGGGACTATAGAATACATTTTTTCTATTAATCTACTTGTAAATATGATCTACTAGCATGTAAATCTGAAATCCCATCTAAATTGGCTCCTTTTCTAATTAGTAAGATTTATCTGTTGCAGTATTTGTTTTACAAAGTTTTCCAACAAAATGCtcctaaaggaagagaaagagtagGGATTGAGCATATGAGTAATATGCCCACCAGAAGCTTGAGCTTTTTCTACAGTgtcatgatttaaaattttacgCAGAATTTGTATTACTTGCTTTGTGTCCACATTTTCTTCTCCccaaatttttatgaaattgacATTCCTGGAAAAGGAGTCCTATTTTTACAGTGGCTACTAGTACTCCCTGGCACACTGACAGGTATCTCAACTACCAAAACACAGAAGTACAGAAATAAGGGAACttatacatgtttttttctgGTTATCGTGTGGGTTTCAACTCTTGTAATGTGTCAGACCTACAATTCTAAGAAAAACCAATGATTTGTGATATGTAATAAATTATCCCCACTGCCGTTGCCTGAGTATTGATAACCAGAATTCCCAAACTGTGAGGGCCTTGAGAAAGAATCTAGTCTTTTACAGGTGTGAGAATGCAGTCTCATAGGGGTAAAGTCACGGTCAGGTTATATGCATAGAAAGTGGCAGAACTGGTACCTGACTGCATCTGGGCGTTCTACTTCTGTCCAGTACTCCTTCTACCATAACATTTGCTGTAAGATTCACTCAGGACGCTCTACTCACAATGTCCAGGATAGTAAAATGTTCCACAAAGCATGGGAATTCATCTGCTTTGGCAGCCATAGCAAAACCACAGGCTGGgtgcttaagcaacagaaatttattttctcacagttctagaggctagaaagC from Canis aureus isolate CA01 chromosome 1, VMU_Caureus_v.1.0, whole genome shotgun sequence encodes the following:
- the LOC144315795 gene encoding nephrocan-like isoform X2, whose protein sequence is MEVPSSLPPTTKKLYISHSKIQHLQMSSFTRMLALEDFILLASGTESVENDTFKMLSTLKTLELWKNKLRCVPSILPASLEVLKLNDNSIDVLHGSDFEGLKKLKILELKNNLISSLSPSSLSSLVSLQSLVLDGNNIESVAGPLALPHLRSLSMENNKLHLIPAGFFTSLQSLQFLSFSGNFLTKIPIDLPKSLLSLKMERNQLKVVRFRDMKHLENLSHLYLSENSLSSINGVQILANLTTLELSQNQVPVLPFRLPARLQKLDISNNLIQRVTVQDFQDLRDLKHLFLDNNVVSLFEAGALQMCSQLSNLALEQNLLLSIPLRLPGTLARLDLKGNAIQDIAERELKDLKQLQVLNLRNNKISALDLKVLEGLPRLRHLYLDGNPWNCTCSLIRAREILKAKGTDVRGGQCAAPAERQGESWMSSKKIMRQCEHHLHLTEKNKESKKKSKPEEHSSLRINMDDDYYDYEID
- the LOC144315795 gene encoding nephrocan-like isoform X1; amino-acid sequence: MHLLYAFFVLFSLSYGFHPTCPGRCSCDSVQSVQCYRLMEVPSSLPPTTKKLYISHSKIQHLQMSSFTRMLALEDFILLASGTESVENDTFKMLSTLKTLELWKNKLRCVPSILPASLEVLKLNDNSIDVLHGSDFEGLKKLKILELKNNLISSLSPSSLSSLVSLQSLVLDGNNIESVAGPLALPHLRSLSMENNKLHLIPAGFFTSLQSLQFLSFSGNFLTKIPIDLPKSLLSLKMERNQLKVVRFRDMKHLENLSHLYLSENSLSSINGVQILANLTTLELSQNQVPVLPFRLPARLQKLDISNNLIQRVTVQDFQDLRDLKHLFLDNNVVSLFEAGALQMCSQLSNLALEQNLLLSIPLRLPGTLARLDLKGNAIQDIAERELKDLKQLQVLNLRNNKISALDLKVLEGLPRLRHLYLDGNPWNCTCSLIRAREILKAKGTDVRGGQCAAPAERQGESWMSSKKIMRQCEHHLHLTEKNKESKKKSKPEEHSSLRINMDDDYYDYEID
- the LOC144315795 gene encoding nephrocan-like isoform X3, which produces MSSFTRMLALEDFILLASGTESVENDTFKMLSTLKTLELWKNKLRCVPSILPASLEVLKLNDNSIDVLHGSDFEGLKKLKILELKNNLISSLSPSSLSSLVSLQSLVLDGNNIESVAGPLALPHLRSLSMENNKLHLIPAGFFTSLQSLQFLSFSGNFLTKIPIDLPKSLLSLKMERNQLKVVRFRDMKHLENLSHLYLSENSLSSINGVQILANLTTLELSQNQVPVLPFRLPARLQKLDISNNLIQRVTVQDFQDLRDLKHLFLDNNVVSLFEAGALQMCSQLSNLALEQNLLLSIPLRLPGTLARLDLKGNAIQDIAERELKDLKQLQVLNLRNNKISALDLKVLEGLPRLRHLYLDGNPWNCTCSLIRAREILKAKGTDVRGGQCAAPAERQGESWMSSKKIMRQCEHHLHLTEKNKESKKKSKPEEHSSLRINMDDDYYDYEID